The Camelina sativa cultivar DH55 chromosome 14, Cs, whole genome shotgun sequence genome includes a window with the following:
- the LOC104743949 gene encoding putative disease resistance protein At4g11170: MALSPTPSTGSDVFVSFRGEEIRRVFVSHIYRLLEQKGIRTFKGETEQNLEPSEIHLAAIRASKVAIVVVSENYVFSPSVLRELEEILNYLTISPVYYGVDDWDVNKRQAEEVCTDQVELSAATAWRNALMELACIPGEHSNNWRCLDREDDAELILKITNDIWDKLSASRFFGLVGMDLRMRRVYELLSLDAKYDEVREIGIWGRASLGKRTLAKFVYQEISHCFDVCVLLEDVNIIQHSHGHNALALSELLQTKFLQTSGSLHMISPDDTAWLTDQRVLLVLVGVDIIEKLDILREYIKLFGPGSRVIVTCLDKKLLLACGDIAPLEGYEQFLALAIKIGNGYPSVIAAVGSELCAKPNEELETILSRYEQSSDECTTGTETSSSDASVGAKVFGRLEEDWKMVLSKYERSSDENTLGTEESSFNVSNEKDKSLPGNTAFNFVGMECHLKAVSGLMELQSENEVRIVGIWGVGGVGKLTLARCVYKETMQYFHIHVFLENIGKIYKDHGPSGLHEELLWNNIQREALAVRSSKNGFDVTKARLRNRKVLLIVDGVDNNEQIEDVQKVATWFGSGSRVMVTTRDKKFLVANGLRHIYEVKCLRVHEALQLFYQFAFNEQAPSTCFKRLSVRAVQLAGRIPLSLKVLGSFLCGKSGHEWERVLQKLESQRVKDKAEVAEASTDLRR, encoded by the exons ATGGCTTTATCTCCGACTCCGAGCACCGGGTCCGACGTGTTTGTGAGTTTCAGAGGGGAGGAAATTCGCAGAGTTTTTGTCAGCCATATCTACCGTTTGTTGGAACAAAAGGGCATTCGAACTTTCAAAGGTGAAACCGAGCAGAACCTGGAACCCTCTGAGATTCATCTGGCGGCTATCCGAGCCTCGAAAGTTGCAATCGTCGTCGTATCTGAGAACTATGTCTTTTCGCCTTCGGTCCTGAGAGAGCTCGAAGAGATTCTAAATTACCTTACAATCTCTCCAGTCTATTACGGAGTAGATGACTGGGATGTTAATAAAAGACAGGCCGAAGAAGTCTGCACTGATCAGGTGGAGTTATCGGCGGCAACGGCGTGGAGGAATGCACTGATGGAGCTGGCATGCATACCCGGCGAGCACTCAAACAATTG GCGTTGCCTTGATAGGGAGGATGATGCGGAGCTGATCCTGAAGATCACAAATGATATCTGGGATAAGTTGAGCGCTTCTCGATTCTTTGGCCTTGTGGGGATGGATCTCCGCATGAGACGAGTCTATGAATTGTTGTCTTTGGATGCTAAGTATGATGAAGTACGCGAGATTGGCATTTGGGGTCGGGCAAGTCTTGGCAAAAGAACGCTTGCCAAGTTTGTCTATCAAGAGATATCTCACTGTTTTGATGTCTGTGTTCTACTTGAAGATGTCAATATCATCCAACACAGCCACGGCCACAACGCTTTGGCTTTAAGTGAATTGCTTCAAACAAAGTTTCTTCAAACATCGGGTAGTCTTCACATGATCTCCCCTGATGACACAGCATGGCTCACAGACCAAAGAGTACTTCTCGTTCTTGTCGGTGTTGATATAATTGAAAAACTAGATATCCTTAGGGAGTACATTAAACTGTTTGGTCCAGGGAGCAGAGTCATTGTAACCTGCCTAGACAAGAAGTTGCTTCTTGCCTGCGGG GATATTGCTCCTCTTGAAGGTTATGAACAGTTCTTAGCTCTTGCGATTAAGATTGGCAATGGTTATCCTTCAGTAATTGCTGCAGTCGGCTCAGAATTATGTGCTAAACCTAACGAAGAGTTGGAAACAATATTGTCCAGATACGAGCAATCATCTGATGAATGCACTACAGGAACAGAGACAAGTAGCTCTGATGCGTCAGTTGGAGCAAAAGTATTCGGTAGACTTGAGGAAGACTGGAAAATGGTATTGTCTAAATATGAACGATCGTCTGATGAAAACACTCTAGGAACAGAGGAAAGCAGCTTCAATGTATCAAATGAGAAGGATAAGTCTCTGCCGGGGAACACTGCATTCAACTTTGTAGGTATGGAGTGTCACCTGAAGGCTGTGAGTGGATTGATGGAGTTACAATCTGAAAATGAAGTTCGTATAGTTGGCATCTGGGGAGTAGGAGGGGTTGGCAAACTCACCCTTGCAAGATGTGTGTACAAGGAGACCATGCAATATTTTCATATCCATGTTTTCCTGGAAAATATTGGAAAGATTTATAAAGACCATGGTCCATCAGGTTTACATGAAGAGCTGCTGTGGAATAATATCCAAAGAGAGGCTTTAGCAGTAAGGAGTTCAAAAAATGGCTTTGATGTTACCAAAGCAAGGCTTCGAAACCGTAAAGTGCTGCTCATTGTTGATGGTGTGGATAATAATGAACAGATAGAGGATGTCCAGAAAGTTGCCACTTGGTTTGGTTCAGGGAGTAGAGTTATGGTGACGACCAGAGACAAGAAATTTCTTGTAGCAAATGGCCTAAGACATATATATGAAGTCAAGTGTCTGAGAGTCCATGAAGCTCTTCAACTCTTCTATCAGTTTGCTTTCAACGAGCAAGCCCCTTCTACTTGTTTCAAACGGCTCTCGGTTCGTGCTGTCCAACTTGCTGGCCGAATTCCTTTATCTCTTAAAGTACTCGGCTCATTTCTATGTGGGAAAAGTGGACACGAGTGGGAACGAGTCTTGCAGAAACTTGAAAGTCAACGAGTTAAGGACAAAGCGGAAGTAGCAGAAGCATCTACGGAT CTTCGAAGGTAA
- the LOC104743950 gene encoding TMV resistance protein N-like yields MASSSSSRYGVFLSFRGTDTRRTFVSHLHKALVNRGIVTFKDDSKIRTGDPFPHEILEAIQDSTFAVIVISENFTSSKWCLIELQSIMELWSSKKLIVFPIFYGVELSDVRKEEGHFWEPLKLHMCNNSFAEEVPKWKEALTKVSYLNGKDSTKFKDDAAMIDNIVSDIWTRLSSMLPIEFADVVGMTPHMERLDFLLNIRSEKEVRMIGIWGMGGIGKTTISKYLFHQYSGGFSARCFIQDVWKISSSFGLVGLQEKFVSSILPEEHVKLSTLEHGHHHIKSRLGHQRVFVVLDGVDNVDQIRALVKESSMFGRVSYIIITTRDQSLLKTCGIIDRDLYEVSCLESSDSLLLLKRFAFEGGTPPSDIYEQLSLRASQLAHGLPFALEAFGLCFRGKTTPIEWKDELRRLGTTPHESTIQILKISYDDL; encoded by the exons ATGgcttcgtcttcctcttcgCGTTACGGTGTCTTCTTGAGCTTCCGAGGAACTGATACTCGTAGAACCTTTGTCAGCCATCTTCACAAAGCCTTAGTTAACAGGGGAATCGTCACCTTCAAGGATGATTCGAAGATTAGAACGGGCGATCCTTTTCCCCACGAAATCCTTGAAGCCATCCAAGATTCGACTTTTGCAGTCATTGTTATCTCGGAGAATTTCACTTCTTCAAAGTGGTGTTTGATCGAGCTCCAATCGATAATGGAGCTTTGGAGCTCAAAGAAACTCATCGTCTTTCCGATCTTCTACGGAGTGGAGCTCTCTGATGTCAGGAAAGAGGAAGGCCATTTCTGGGAACCGCTTAAATTGCACATGTGTAACAACTCATTTGCAGAGGAGGTTCCTAAATGGAAAGAGGCTCTCACCAAAGTCTCCTATCTCAATGGAAAGGATTCTACAAAATT CAAGGACGATGCTGCAATGATTGACAATATTGTTAGTGATATTTGGACTCGGTTGTCATCTATGCTGCCTATTGAATTTGCGGATGTTGTTGGAATGACTCCTCACATGGAGAGGCTGGATTTTCTCTTAAATATTAGATCAGAGAAGGAGGTTCGTATGATTGGCATTTGGGGAATGGGTGGCATAGGCAAAACCACCATTTCCAAGTATCTCTTTCACCAGTACTCTGGAGGATTTTCAGCTCGTTGTTTCATACAAGACGTTTGGAAGATTTCTAGCAGCTTTGGTCTCGTTGGTTTACaggaaaaatttgtttcttctatCCTGCCTGAAGAACATGTCAAGCTCTCCACGCTTGAACACGGACACCACCATATTAAGTCTAGGCTTGGACACCAAAGAGTGTTTGTTGTCCTTGATGGTGTTGACAATGTGGATCAGATTCGAGCTTTGGTTAAAGAGAGTAGCATGTTTGGCCGAGTAAGCTATATCATCATAACCACAAGAGACCAAAGCTTGCTCAAAACATGTGGCATTATAGACAGAGACTTATATGAGGTTAGCTGCTTGGAAAGCAGTGATTCTCTCCTCCTGCTTAAACGGTTTGCTTTTGAAGGAGGAACTCCACCTTCTGATATTTATGAACAACTCTCTCTTCGAGCTTCTCAGCTTGCTCATGGTCTTCCCTTTGCCCTTGAAGCTTTTGGCTTATGTTTCCGTGGAAAGACTACACCAATTGAGTGGAAGGATGAGTTAAGGAGATTAGGTACGACTCCTCATGAAAGCACCATTCAAATATTGAAGATTAGCTACGACGACTTgtga